The Pirellulimonas nuda genome includes a region encoding these proteins:
- a CDS encoding helix-turn-helix domain-containing protein, producing the protein MAKKAITKAPRVSTVETLFEDIGFSAEEAAVLRLKTTLHIELMKIIRKRKLSPKGVGELLGMKQPNVSKLLGGNLDRTSSDRLTRYLSVLGQEVRVEVGKAP; encoded by the coding sequence ATGGCGAAAAAGGCGATCACTAAGGCGCCACGCGTTTCTACTGTCGAAACGCTGTTCGAAGACATCGGCTTCTCTGCGGAGGAGGCGGCCGTCCTAAGGCTGAAGACGACGCTCCACATTGAGCTGATGAAGATAATCCGCAAACGGAAGCTTTCGCCGAAGGGGGTAGGAGAGCTGCTCGGCATGAAGCAGCCCAATGTCAGCAAGCTGCTGGGCGGCAACCTCGACCGCACGTCAAGCGATCGGCTGACGCGATATCTGAGTGTGTTGGGGCAGGAGGTGCGCGTGGAAGTGGGTAAGGCGCCGTAG
- a CDS encoding DinB family protein: protein MKQVAAALRERVASTEPKLRAMPEAEAAHKPAPDRWSKKEILGHLIDSASNNHQRFVRSQLEGGLTFPGYEQEGWARCQHYASADWGLLIDLWSSYNRHLAEVIELLPPAATDETCRIGSYDPMTLAAVVEDYVVHLDHHLAQLARPVPAS from the coding sequence ATGAAGCAAGTTGCAGCAGCGCTCCGCGAGCGTGTCGCGTCGACCGAACCGAAGCTACGCGCCATGCCGGAGGCCGAGGCGGCCCACAAACCGGCGCCGGACCGTTGGTCGAAGAAAGAGATCTTGGGGCACCTGATCGACTCCGCTTCGAACAACCACCAGCGGTTCGTGCGGTCGCAGTTGGAGGGGGGGCTGACCTTCCCCGGGTACGAGCAGGAAGGTTGGGCCCGCTGCCAGCACTACGCCAGCGCCGACTGGGGGCTGCTGATCGACTTGTGGTCGTCCTACAACCGCCACCTGGCCGAGGTGATCGAGCTGCTACCGCCGGCCGCGACCGACGAGACGTGCCGGATCGGCAGCTACGACCCCATGACCCTCGCGGCGGTCGTGGAAGACTACGTGGTCCACCTCGACCACCACCTGGCCCAACTCGCGCGGCCCGTGCCCGCTTCGTAG
- a CDS encoding succinylglutamate desuccinylase/aspartoacylase family protein, translating to MGETSQTGDLKLGGHTIAMGERRRVELPVARLPTDTWLTLPLEVVRGAQPGPTVWLSAGIHGDELNGLEIVRRVLDQIEPDRLAGSLLAAPIINVFGITSGDRYLPDRRDLNRSFPGSAKGSLAARLANLFMTEIVARSDLGLDFHTGSNHRTNLPQIRANLSDPTCLRCAEAFHPPIVIDASERDGSLRQASMERGIPVLLYEGGEALRFDATPIAVGVQGTLRVLVEMGMIETPPTAVPKPAAPCVVSRTSSWVRARRSGVLRLEALLGQRVAADEVLGSIASVFGEGPKRVRAPHDGVVIGMALHPLANRGDALVHVARLDA from the coding sequence ATGGGCGAAACAAGCCAAACCGGCGACCTGAAACTCGGCGGTCACACGATCGCGATGGGCGAGCGCCGCCGTGTCGAGCTCCCCGTCGCCCGCCTGCCGACCGACACCTGGTTGACCCTGCCGCTGGAAGTGGTCCGCGGCGCCCAGCCCGGGCCCACCGTCTGGCTGTCGGCCGGCATCCATGGCGACGAGCTCAACGGCCTGGAGATCGTCCGCCGGGTGCTCGACCAGATCGAGCCCGACCGGCTCGCCGGATCGCTGTTGGCCGCGCCCATCATCAACGTGTTCGGCATCACCAGCGGCGACCGGTACCTGCCCGACCGACGCGACCTGAACCGCTCGTTCCCCGGATCGGCCAAGGGCTCGCTCGCGGCGCGGCTGGCGAACCTGTTCATGACCGAGATCGTCGCCCGCAGCGATTTGGGGCTCGACTTCCACACCGGCTCGAACCACCGCACCAACCTGCCGCAGATCCGCGCCAACCTTTCCGACCCCACCTGCCTGCGCTGCGCCGAGGCGTTCCACCCGCCGATCGTGATCGACGCCAGCGAGCGCGACGGATCGCTCCGGCAGGCGTCGATGGAGCGCGGCATCCCGGTGCTGCTGTACGAAGGGGGCGAGGCGCTCCGCTTCGACGCCACGCCGATCGCCGTGGGAGTGCAGGGGACGCTGCGGGTGCTGGTCGAGATGGGGATGATCGAAACGCCGCCCACGGCGGTTCCCAAGCCCGCCGCGCCGTGCGTCGTCTCCCGCACCAGCTCCTGGGTCCGGGCCCGCCGCAGCGGCGTGCTGAGGCTCGAGGCGTTGCTGGGCCAGCGCGTCGCGGCAGACGAGGTGCTGGGGAGCATCGCCAGCGTCTTCGGCGAGGGGCCCAAGCGGGTCCGCGCGCCGCACGACGGCGTCGTGATCGGCATGGCGCTGCACCCGCTGGCCAATCGGGGCGACGCCCTGGTGCACGTCGCCCGGCTCGACGCCTAG
- a CDS encoding 7-carboxy-7-deazaguanine synthase QueE, whose amino-acid sequence MKVVEIYRSIQGEGLMTGCPSVFVRASGCNLRCWFCDTPYASWAPEGRDLSVDEIVASIEEWDCRHVVLTGGEPMLFSELIPLCDRLRQQHRHVTIETAGTLYLPVRASLMSISPKLAGSAPDPQQHPRWRRRHNRTRHRPEIVRRLMREHTHQLKFVVDAPQELAQIETYLREVGPVDPERVLLMPQGIALAELESKADWLRDYCRERGYVYCPRKQIEWFGSLRGT is encoded by the coding sequence ATGAAAGTCGTAGAGATCTACCGCTCGATCCAGGGCGAAGGGCTGATGACCGGCTGCCCTTCGGTGTTTGTCCGCGCCAGCGGGTGCAACCTACGCTGCTGGTTCTGCGACACGCCCTACGCCTCGTGGGCGCCCGAGGGGCGCGACCTGTCGGTCGACGAGATCGTGGCCAGCATCGAAGAGTGGGACTGCCGCCACGTGGTGCTCACCGGCGGCGAGCCGATGCTATTTTCTGAGCTGATCCCGCTGTGCGACCGGCTCCGCCAGCAGCACCGCCACGTGACCATCGAGACGGCCGGCACGCTCTACCTTCCCGTACGGGCCAGCCTGATGTCGATCAGCCCGAAGCTGGCGGGCTCTGCCCCCGACCCCCAGCAGCACCCGCGTTGGCGCCGCCGCCACAACCGCACCCGGCACCGCCCAGAGATCGTCCGCCGGCTGATGCGTGAGCACACCCACCAGCTCAAGTTCGTGGTGGACGCGCCGCAGGAGCTCGCCCAGATCGAGACCTACCTCCGTGAGGTCGGCCCGGTCGACCCCGAACGCGTGCTGCTAATGCCGCAAGGGATCGCGCTAGCCGAGCTCGAGTCGAAGGCCGACTGGCTGCGGGACTACTGCCGCGAGCGCGGGTACGTGTACTGCCCGCGGAAGCAGATCGAGTGGTTTGGTTCGTTGCGCGGGACTTAG
- the rimK gene encoding 30S ribosomal protein S6--L-glutamate ligase — protein sequence MKIGILSRRPSLYSTAALRTAGEARGHDMHVIDYLRCYMNIASHSPSVMYGGKSLEGFDAIIPRIGASRTFYGTAVVRQFEVMGVYPVNESQAITRSRDKLRCLQLLSRKGIGLPVTGFAHSTKDIEGLVNIAGGAPLVIKLLEGTQGIGVVLAETRKAAESVIEAFRGLDANILVQEFIAEAGGNDIRCFVVNDKVVASMIRKAAPGEFRSNLHRGGTAEKIRITPEERSTAVRSAKAMGLRVAGVDLLRSNHGPVVMEVNSSPGLEGIETASGVDVAAKIIEFIELEAKPGKTRDTVKG from the coding sequence ATGAAAATCGGAATCCTCTCTCGGCGTCCGAGCCTGTACTCGACCGCAGCGCTCAGGACGGCCGGCGAGGCGCGCGGTCACGACATGCACGTGATCGACTACCTGCGATGCTACATGAACATCGCGTCGCACAGCCCCAGCGTGATGTACGGCGGCAAGTCTCTCGAAGGCTTCGACGCCATCATCCCCCGCATCGGCGCGTCGCGCACCTTCTACGGCACCGCCGTGGTTCGGCAGTTCGAGGTGATGGGGGTCTACCCCGTCAACGAGTCGCAGGCCATCACCCGCAGCCGCGACAAGCTCCGCTGCCTCCAGTTGCTCTCCCGCAAGGGGATCGGCCTGCCGGTGACCGGCTTCGCCCACTCCACCAAGGACATCGAGGGGCTGGTGAACATCGCCGGCGGCGCGCCGCTGGTGATCAAGCTGCTCGAAGGCACCCAGGGCATCGGCGTCGTGCTGGCAGAGACCCGCAAGGCGGCCGAGAGCGTCATCGAGGCGTTCCGCGGCCTCGACGCCAACATCCTCGTGCAAGAGTTCATCGCCGAGGCCGGCGGCAACGACATCCGCTGCTTCGTGGTGAACGACAAGGTCGTCGCCTCGATGATCCGCAAGGCGGCGCCGGGCGAGTTCCGCTCCAACCTCCACCGCGGCGGCACCGCAGAGAAGATCCGCATCACCCCCGAGGAACGCAGCACCGCGGTCCGCAGCGCCAAGGCGATGGGGCTCCGCGTCGCCGGCGTCGACCTGCTCCGGTCTAACCACGGCCCCGTGGTGATGGAGGTCAACTCGTCGCCCGGACTCGAGGGGATCGAAACCGCTAGCGGGGTCGACGTGGCCGCGAAGATCATCGAGTTCATCGAGCTCGAGGCCAAGCCCGGCAAGACCCGCGACACCGTGAAGGGGTGA
- a CDS encoding ATP-dependent zinc protease family protein, whose product MPPNPRPAPERRLPPLGWREWIVLPKLGGALVKAKVDTGARSSSLHAFEVEPFLKGGAPWVRFQIHPLQRNSRRSIEVQAAVLEHRHVKSSGGHTSYRPVIVTPVELAGQRWDVELTLASRDTMGFRMLLGRQAIRTRFVVDPGRSYLGSLPIVRKKKKQLP is encoded by the coding sequence GTGCCCCCCAACCCGCGACCGGCGCCCGAGCGGCGGCTGCCGCCACTCGGATGGCGGGAGTGGATCGTGCTTCCGAAACTAGGAGGGGCGCTGGTGAAGGCAAAAGTCGACACCGGCGCCAGGTCATCTTCGCTGCACGCGTTTGAGGTCGAGCCTTTCCTCAAGGGGGGCGCGCCGTGGGTCCGATTTCAGATCCATCCGCTCCAACGCAACAGCCGCAGATCGATCGAAGTGCAGGCCGCCGTACTGGAGCACCGACACGTCAAGAGCTCCGGGGGGCACACCTCGTACCGCCCGGTGATCGTCACCCCTGTTGAGCTCGCGGGGCAGCGCTGGGATGTCGAGCTCACCCTCGCAAGCCGCGACACGATGGGCTTCCGCATGCTGCTCGGCCGCCAGGCCATCCGCACGCGGTTTGTCGTCGATCCCGGCCGGTCGTACCTGGGTTCTCTGCCGATAGTCCGTAAGAAGAAAAAACAACTCCCTTAA
- a CDS encoding S1C family serine protease: MRNSFLIGFTTLSVVAIATTLPAQPATQQPPAAEARPTAGASPLRVDLPAEVQAVLDKRYPENVDDLRTLEGQVKRVLQAGRKATVAVTLGGAAGSGVIVSPDGIVLTAGHVVGEPGRRVTFYFADGKRARGVSLGMNESIDSGMMRITDPGPWPYAELAEADSTKIGDWVLAIGQPNGFFKDRAPPVRLGRVLYQSDEVINTDCTLVGGDSGGPLFNLRGQVIGIHSRIGPRLTANMHVPISTYHVTWDRLADSEAWGGRRRRGGREMPAEGRPLLGVAGNPEGVDCTITQVFPGLPAARAGVKVGDVVQKFDDAEVASFADLSRLVLTKRPRDKVKLRLVRDGEELEIEIALAGVTGDFPGAPSPSDEKE, from the coding sequence GTGCGCAATTCCTTCCTGATCGGTTTCACGACCCTAAGCGTCGTCGCCATCGCGACCACGCTGCCGGCCCAGCCCGCGACCCAGCAGCCCCCCGCGGCCGAAGCGCGGCCCACGGCGGGCGCTTCTCCGCTGCGGGTCGATCTTCCCGCCGAGGTGCAGGCGGTGCTCGACAAGCGCTACCCCGAGAACGTGGACGACCTCCGCACGCTCGAAGGGCAGGTCAAGAGGGTGCTGCAGGCGGGCCGCAAGGCCACGGTGGCCGTGACGCTCGGCGGCGCCGCCGGCAGCGGCGTGATTGTGAGCCCCGACGGCATCGTGCTGACCGCCGGCCACGTGGTCGGCGAGCCGGGCCGAAGGGTGACGTTCTACTTCGCCGACGGCAAGCGGGCCCGCGGCGTGTCGTTGGGGATGAACGAGTCGATCGACTCCGGCATGATGCGGATCACCGATCCCGGCCCCTGGCCCTACGCAGAGCTGGCCGAGGCGGACTCGACCAAGATAGGCGACTGGGTGTTGGCCATCGGCCAACCGAACGGCTTCTTCAAGGACCGCGCCCCCCCCGTGCGGCTGGGGCGGGTGCTGTACCAGAGCGATGAGGTGATCAACACCGACTGCACGCTGGTCGGCGGAGACTCGGGGGGACCGCTGTTCAACCTGCGTGGGCAGGTGATCGGCATCCACAGCCGGATCGGGCCGCGCCTGACCGCGAATATGCACGTGCCAATCTCGACCTACCACGTCACCTGGGACCGCCTGGCGGACAGCGAGGCCTGGGGCGGCCGACGGCGTCGGGGGGGGCGAGAGATGCCCGCCGAGGGCCGCCCGCTGCTGGGCGTCGCCGGAAACCCAGAGGGGGTTGATTGCACCATCACGCAGGTCTTCCCCGGGCTCCCGGCCGCGCGTGCCGGGGTGAAAGTGGGCGACGTGGTGCAGAAGTTCGACGACGCCGAGGTGGCCTCGTTCGCCGACCTCAGCCGGCTGGTGCTCACCAAACGCCCGCGCGACAAGGTGAAGCTGCGGCTAGTGCGTGATGGAGAAGAGCTAGAGATCGAGATCGCGCTGGCGGGGGTAACCGGCGATTTCCCCGGCGCCCCGTCGCCCAGCGACGAGAAGGAGTAA
- a CDS encoding UPF0175 family protein → MAITFELPPQVDDRLRKRFGDLDAMAKLGLAIEAYRAAELSLGQFADLLGIGHYEADGLLKQRRVMLEFSSEELAAARAAVERLLGQ, encoded by the coding sequence ATGGCCATCACGTTTGAGCTCCCGCCCCAGGTCGACGACCGTTTGCGCAAGCGCTTCGGCGACCTCGACGCCATGGCGAAGTTGGGCCTAGCGATCGAGGCGTATCGCGCCGCGGAGTTGTCCCTCGGGCAATTTGCCGACCTGCTGGGCATTGGGCATTACGAAGCGGATGGCCTGTTGAAGCAGCGAAGGGTGATGCTGGAGTTTTCCTCGGAAGAGCTGGCCGCCGCACGCGCAGCGGTTGAGCGGCTGTTGGGGCAGTGA
- a CDS encoding S1C family serine protease, producing the protein MRHAHPVLIALLLLGASQTLAQEAAPDSLEQAREAFRNAFDRMWSPPGYRLKNGPHVRAAFRDVVEGTQPSVVRVKNDGKDAALGGVVGPDGWVLTKSSQLTGRVTCRLSDGRELDAKIVGVDRKYDVAMLKVDAKDLKSLELADHDISEEGRWVATLGQGDDPIAVGVVSVSARRIPHQAGILGVRLEEAPGGGALIDTVYAESGAANAGIEAGDIIVSINQEKTADRAALIRTVQKYTPGDVIEIDLKRGDERLTVRARLAGQNKEMPLDRGQIQNNLGGELSDRRFGFPTAVQHDTVINPKDCGGPIVDLDGAVVGFNAARAGRTESYAIPSYVVRGLLFELMSGRLTPVTLEGDQHTALAE; encoded by the coding sequence ATGCGACACGCTCATCCGGTCCTTATCGCCCTGCTGCTCTTGGGGGCGTCGCAGACGCTCGCCCAAGAGGCGGCCCCCGACTCGCTCGAGCAGGCACGCGAGGCGTTCCGCAACGCCTTCGACCGGATGTGGTCGCCCCCCGGCTACCGCCTGAAGAACGGCCCGCACGTGCGGGCGGCCTTCCGAGACGTGGTCGAGGGGACGCAGCCCTCGGTGGTGCGTGTGAAGAACGACGGCAAAGACGCCGCGCTGGGGGGCGTGGTGGGGCCAGACGGCTGGGTGCTGACCAAGTCGAGCCAGCTCACCGGCCGGGTGACCTGCCGGCTGAGCGACGGCCGAGAGCTGGACGCCAAGATTGTTGGCGTCGATCGCAAGTACGACGTGGCGATGCTCAAGGTCGACGCCAAGGACCTGAAGTCGCTTGAACTCGCCGACCACGACATCAGCGAAGAGGGGCGCTGGGTGGCGACGCTGGGCCAGGGGGACGACCCGATCGCGGTGGGCGTGGTCAGCGTTTCGGCGCGGCGGATCCCGCACCAGGCCGGCATCCTGGGCGTGCGGCTGGAAGAGGCGCCTGGGGGCGGGGCGTTGATCGACACCGTCTACGCCGAGTCGGGCGCCGCCAACGCCGGCATCGAGGCGGGTGACATCATTGTCTCCATCAACCAAGAGAAGACCGCCGATCGCGCGGCGCTCATCCGCACCGTGCAAAAGTACACCCCCGGCGACGTGATCGAGATCGATCTGAAGCGGGGCGACGAGCGGCTTACCGTCCGCGCCCGCCTAGCGGGTCAAAACAAAGAGATGCCGCTGGACCGCGGTCAGATCCAGAACAACCTTGGGGGCGAGCTCAGCGATCGGCGGTTCGGCTTTCCCACCGCCGTCCAGCACGACACGGTGATCAACCCGAAGGACTGTGGCGGGCCGATCGTCGACCTCGACGGCGCCGTGGTGGGCTTCAACGCGGCCCGGGCGGGCCGGACGGAGAGCTACGCGATCCCGTCGTACGTGGTCCGTGGGCTGCTGTTCGAGCTGATGAGCGGCCGGCTGACCCCCGTGACCCTCGAGGGGGACCAGCACACCGCCTTGGCGGAATGA
- a CDS encoding FtsX-like permease family protein, translating to MTPLRYVLASLWAYRRSHLAVAAGVAVATAVLTGALLVGDSVRGSLRDLTLQRLGTIDVAWTAPRPFLDTLASEPGFAQRYARTAPALRLQASATSDTQGGPRRAHRIAVMGVTPAFWAFGPEAPQGPADGEVWLTAALAEELGVAAGGEALLRLPKPSALPSESTLGEKVDTTVGLRLEVARVLPDVGLARFDIAPSQRPPRTAFVSLKQLQKTLDLPGRANLLLATQQKDAPSLPAEVHPRLANYGVAVESVASGSDTLVQIESDALVLPAAVVAAAQQTLADRPLQPVVTYLANRIELGEGAARKSVPYSIVVGVDPTEALGPLRGAAGEPFAIADNQVVLNDWTAEALGAKVGDTVRLVYYQPESTHGELVEAAPVALRVTAIVPLEQDGKPTAAADRRLTPALPGVTDSRSIGEWDVPFELVEPIGRADEDYWEQHGPTPKAFVSHALAAKLWSSRWGTQSLLRTTGASDAIGAALAGRLDPADLGLVELPLRRQGLHAAGGTTPFDVLFVAFSMFLIAAAVMLIALLMRLGVEARSREAGLLSAVGLRAGTIRRLLLRELSLAAAAGAVVGAALGVAYCWLMVWGLTTVWVDAIAAPFLAMHVSPRSLAIGLIGGFLVAWLAARLTLRGVLKQPAKAALAGDPAVPSGASAGWSPIVAVAGFVGAVAAAAVGVFGGEGARAGAFFGAGALALVAALAGVQWTLARAGRDSRTTARFGLGSLALRNVARRPGRTLLTMGLTASATFLLLAVSAFRLPPSEAGTGGFDLIAQASAAIHFDLATLAGRQELGFGRNDDALFEGATIEGLRAHDGEDASCLNLYQTRQPRVLGVPASLGDASKFAWAGVRAGYEDKPWDALTVRLGPDAEGAPVTPVVLDLNTALYSLKLYGGVGQRFVIEDQTGRPATLEVVGLLNNSMLQGDLLIGEQEMVRLFPDSGGDRLLLIRLPADAPPGRAADLAAALEDRLADYGVDVEPALDRLAGFLAVQNTYLSTFQSLGGLGLLLGVVGLAVVQLRNLIERRGEVALLRAEGFSHARVNRLVLLENLLLVGGGLLVGAAAALVALAPQLLSRDARFPALEALALVAIVGAAGIVAAQLATRGPLRAAIFPALRGE from the coding sequence GTGACACCGCTCCGCTACGTCCTCGCCAGCCTGTGGGCCTACCGCCGATCGCACCTGGCCGTTGCGGCCGGGGTCGCGGTGGCGACCGCTGTGTTAACCGGCGCGCTCTTGGTGGGCGACTCGGTACGCGGCAGCCTACGCGACCTCACGCTCCAACGGCTGGGAACGATCGACGTCGCGTGGACGGCGCCCCGGCCTTTCTTGGATACGCTGGCCTCCGAGCCCGGCTTCGCCCAGCGGTACGCACGCACGGCGCCGGCCCTGCGCTTGCAGGCTTCGGCCACGAGCGACACCCAGGGGGGCCCGCGGCGGGCGCACCGCATCGCCGTGATGGGGGTCACGCCGGCGTTCTGGGCGTTCGGCCCCGAGGCGCCTCAGGGACCGGCCGACGGCGAGGTCTGGCTAACCGCCGCGCTCGCCGAGGAACTGGGCGTCGCCGCCGGCGGCGAGGCGCTGCTGCGGCTCCCCAAACCAAGCGCGCTGCCGTCCGAGAGCACGCTCGGCGAGAAGGTGGACACCACCGTTGGGTTGCGGCTAGAAGTGGCGCGCGTGCTCCCGGACGTCGGCCTCGCGCGGTTCGACATCGCCCCGTCGCAACGCCCGCCGCGCACCGCGTTTGTTTCGCTGAAGCAACTGCAGAAGACGCTCGACCTGCCCGGCCGCGCGAACCTGCTGCTGGCGACGCAGCAAAAGGACGCCCCGAGTCTCCCCGCTGAGGTGCATCCCCGGCTCGCCAACTACGGCGTCGCTGTCGAGTCGGTGGCCTCCGGCAGCGACACGCTGGTGCAGATCGAGTCGGACGCGCTGGTCCTGCCCGCCGCCGTGGTGGCCGCCGCCCAGCAGACGCTGGCCGACCGGCCGCTACAGCCGGTTGTCACCTACCTGGCCAACCGCATCGAATTAGGGGAGGGCGCGGCCCGCAAGAGCGTGCCGTACTCGATCGTCGTCGGCGTCGATCCCACCGAAGCGTTGGGGCCGCTACGCGGCGCCGCGGGGGAGCCGTTCGCGATCGCCGACAACCAGGTGGTGCTCAACGATTGGACCGCCGAGGCGCTCGGCGCCAAGGTGGGCGACACGGTGCGGCTGGTCTACTACCAGCCGGAGAGCACGCACGGCGAGCTCGTCGAGGCGGCGCCCGTTGCGCTGAGGGTCACCGCAATCGTGCCGCTAGAACAAGACGGCAAGCCGACCGCCGCGGCCGACCGTCGGCTCACCCCCGCGCTGCCGGGCGTGACCGACAGCCGCTCGATCGGCGAGTGGGACGTGCCGTTCGAGCTGGTCGAACCGATCGGCCGCGCCGACGAAGACTACTGGGAGCAGCACGGGCCGACCCCCAAGGCGTTCGTGTCCCACGCCCTGGCAGCCAAGCTGTGGTCGAGCCGCTGGGGGACCCAGAGCCTGCTGCGCACCACGGGGGCGTCCGATGCGATTGGCGCGGCCCTGGCCGGGCGGCTCGACCCGGCGGACCTTGGCCTGGTAGAGCTGCCGCTCCGCCGGCAGGGGCTCCACGCGGCCGGGGGCACGACGCCGTTCGACGTGCTGTTCGTCGCGTTCAGCATGTTCCTGATCGCCGCCGCGGTGATGTTGATCGCGTTGCTGATGCGGCTGGGGGTCGAGGCGCGCTCACGCGAGGCGGGCCTGCTGTCGGCGGTCGGGCTGCGGGCCGGCACGATCCGCCGGTTGCTGCTCCGCGAGCTCTCCCTCGCCGCGGCCGCCGGCGCGGTGGTCGGGGCGGCGCTGGGCGTGGCGTACTGCTGGCTGATGGTGTGGGGGCTGACGACCGTCTGGGTCGACGCCATCGCGGCGCCATTCCTGGCGATGCACGTCTCGCCACGCAGCCTGGCGATCGGCCTGATCGGCGGCTTCCTGGTCGCCTGGCTGGCCGCCAGGCTCACGCTGCGCGGCGTGCTGAAGCAGCCCGCCAAGGCGGCACTGGCGGGCGATCCGGCGGTCCCCTCGGGCGCGAGCGCCGGCTGGTCCCCTATCGTCGCGGTCGCCGGGTTCGTCGGCGCCGTGGCGGCCGCTGCCGTCGGCGTCTTCGGCGGCGAGGGCGCCCGCGCGGGGGCGTTCTTCGGCGCGGGCGCGCTGGCGCTAGTCGCCGCGCTCGCGGGCGTGCAGTGGACGCTGGCCCGCGCGGGGCGCGACTCACGCACGACCGCGCGGTTCGGGCTGGGGTCGCTCGCGCTGCGGAACGTGGCCCGCCGCCCCGGCAGGACCCTGCTCACAATGGGGCTCACCGCGTCGGCGACGTTCCTGCTGCTGGCCGTGAGCGCGTTCCGCCTGCCCCCCAGCGAGGCGGGGACCGGGGGCTTCGATCTGATCGCCCAAGCGAGCGCCGCCATCCACTTCGACCTCGCGACGCTCGCGGGCCGCCAGGAGCTGGGCTTTGGCCGGAACGACGACGCGCTGTTCGAGGGCGCCACGATCGAGGGGCTCCGCGCCCACGACGGCGAGGACGCAAGTTGCCTGAACCTCTACCAGACCCGGCAGCCACGCGTGCTGGGCGTGCCGGCGTCGCTGGGCGACGCAAGCAAGTTTGCTTGGGCCGGCGTCCGCGCGGGTTACGAAGATAAGCCGTGGGACGCGCTCACGGTCCGGCTCGGCCCCGACGCCGAGGGAGCGCCGGTCACCCCCGTGGTGCTCGACCTCAACACGGCCCTCTACAGCCTGAAGCTCTACGGCGGCGTCGGCCAGCGATTTGTCATCGAAGACCAAACCGGCCGACCGGCCACGCTGGAAGTCGTCGGCCTGCTGAACAACAGCATGCTGCAGGGCGACCTGCTGATCGGCGAGCAGGAGATGGTGCGGCTCTTCCCCGACTCCGGCGGCGACCGGCTGCTGCTGATCCGCTTGCCGGCAGACGCGCCCCCCGGCCGCGCCGCCGATCTTGCCGCCGCGCTCGAAGACCGCCTAGCCGACTACGGCGTCGACGTTGAGCCCGCGCTCGATCGGCTGGCCGGGTTCCTCGCCGTGCAGAATACTTACCTCTCCACCTTCCAATCGCTCGGCGGGCTGGGGCTGTTGCTGGGGGTCGTCGGCCTGGCGGTGGTGCAGCTGCGCAACCTGATCGAGCGTCGCGGCGAGGTGGCCCTGCTCCGCGCCGAGGGTTTTAGCCACGCCCGCGTGAACCGCTTGGTGCTGCTCGAGAACCTGCTGCTGGTGGGCGGCGGGCTGCTGGTCGGCGCCGCCGCGGCGCTGGTGGCGCTCGCCCCGCAACTGCTCTCCCGCGACGCCCGTTTCCCCGCGCTCGAGGCGCTCGCGCTGGTGGCGATTGTCGGCGCGGCGGGGATCGTGGCGGCGCAGCTCGCGACCCGCGGACCCCTACGGGCGGCCATCTTCCCTGCGCTACGCGGGGAGTGA